The sequence below is a genomic window from Arthrobacter sp. U41.
GCCACCCGGGAGGCGAGGGCCGACGCCGGGAGGTGGATGATGCGGAGCAGCTCGCCGGGTGCCAGGCAGTTGCGCCCGTTCCCGGTGACGAACTGCGCCACCGGGACGGTGCGGCGGGCACCGCCCGGACCGAGCACCGCGGCCACCCCGTCCAGGGCCGCGCAGAGCGAGATCATGGGACCGGCCGGCAGGGAGGTGCAGAGGTTCCCGCCCACGGTGGACATGTTCCAGACCTTGAAGGACGCCACGAACGAATCGCAGCACGGCCGGATCAGCTCCAGCGCAGGCCAGGCGGCCGCGTGCGTCCGGCCGGTGTCGCCGGCGGGAAGCGCATAGAGCTCCGCGACGGTGCAGGTGGCCGCGAGCTCAATCCCGGCTTCCGAGACCGTGATGGCCGGCCAGCCGGTGGAGCCGAGGTCCAGCAGCCGCCGGAGCGGTTCCGCACCGAAGGCGAAGCTGCCGTAGGAAAACAGCACGGTGCCGCCGGCCAGCCAGGCGTCCCCGGCCCGCCAGTCGGACGGATCCGCGGTGCGGACCACCGCCTCGATGGTGTTCATGTCCATGGCATCTCCTGTTTACGGCCGGCCAGGTGCGCCGGAAACCGCTGCGGATTCGGACGTTCGCGGCCCGGATCCCTGTCGCGCCGGTCTGAAAGCGCAGCGGAAACGGCAACCCCGGCCGAGGGCTAGTAGTCGGTCCGGCTCTGGAGCCGGTTCCAGGTGGTGAAGGGCTGCAGCACGGGCGGCGCGCCCGGACCGTCCAGCGTCAGCTGCCGCACGGGCAGGACGGCATCGGGCCGGTTGTTCTCGAAGAACTCGTAGAACACGGCGTCGTCGAATCCGACCGAGGCGGCGTCGTGGCGGTCGGCGGCGAAAACAACGCGGTCCACGCGGGCCCAGAGCGCTGAGGCCAGACACATGGGGCACGGTTCGCAGCTGGTGTACAGCGTTGATCCGCTGAGCTCGAACCGGCCCAGCTCCGTGCAGGCCCGGCGGATGGCCGTGACCTCGGCGTGGGCGGTGGGATCGTTGGTGGCGGTGACGCGGTTGACGCCGTCGAACGACAGTCCGTCCGCCGTGACGATGACGGCCCCAAAAGGACCTCCGCTGTCCAGGACGTTGGCCGTGGCCAGCTCGATGGACCGGGCGAGATACGCCTGCGCCGTGACGGTAACGGTCATGATGCGACTCCCTTTGCTGTGGAAGCCGGTTTCCCGAGGCGGACAGGTGAGCCAGCTGCGTCGGTTATCAGCTTCCGCGTGCGCGTTGAAGGATAAGTTGCGCCTGGTAGATAGCCTCCCGAGTCCCGGGTGCCCGCCTTTGACACCAGCGAGACTAGCAGCGGAATGGGGACTGCGCCATTGTCTTAGGGAAGATCAGTTCCGTGATGTGAAATGGGTGTTTCCGTGTTTTCACCATGCTGATCTTTTTGTGTACAGCACCGACCGGACGGGTTAGCCTGAGGGTAATTCGTGGCCCCGGCCGCGTGACCTGGGAGCAGCAGGCAGGGTTGTAATGAGCTGGCGTCAATTGGCGTCGGCTCTTTTTTGTGGGCCGGCGAGAAGGCAACGAACGCGAAACGCGGGCGAAATTTCTGTGTGGGACTTTGATTCCACCTACCGGAAGTTGGGAAATCCACCATGAACAACAAGATCGTCCTTGGACCGAACCAGTACGGCAAAGCCGAAGTCCGCGTCGTCAAGATCACCCGCGACACCCCGCGCCACGAGATCGAAGACCTCAACGTCACCTCACAGCTGCGCGGCGACTTCGCCGCGGCGCACCTTGCCGGCGACAACAGCCACGTGGTGGCCACGGACACGCAGAAGAACACCATTTACGCCTTCGCCCGGGAGGGCATCGGTTCCCCGGAGGCGTTCCTTCTCCGGCTCGGGGAGCATTTCACGTCGAGCTTCGACTGGGTGACCGGCGGCCGCTGGGAGGCCGAGTCCTACCGCTGGGACCGCATCCAGGCCCACGGCGCCGCCCACGACCACTCCTTCGTGCGCACCGGCCAGGAGGTCCGGACCGCAGTGCTGGTCCGCGACGGCGCGGACCGGCACCTCATCTCGGGGCTCAAGGACCTCACCGTCCTGAAGTCCACGCAGTCGGGCTTCGCCGGCTACCCGCGGGACAAGTACACCACCCTGCCGGAGACCGCCGACCGGATCCTCGCCACCGAGGTGTCCGCCCGCTGGCGCTACAAGACCGGGACGGATTTCGGTTCCCTCGATTTCAACAAGAGCTACGGGGACGTCAAGGCCCTCCTGCTGGAGGGTTTCGCCGAAAAGTACTCACACGCCCTGCAGCAGACCCTGTTCGACATGGGCGCCAAGGTCCTGGAAGCACACAGCGGGATCGATGAAATCAGGTTCTCGATGCCGAACAAGCACCACTTCCTGGTGGACCTCTCGCCGTTTGGCCTCGACAACCCCAACGAGGTTTTCTTTGCCGCTGACCGCCCGTACGGCCTGATCGAGGCGACGGTCCAGCGCGAAGATGCGGAGCCGGCCGAAGCCGCCTGGTCCGGCATCGCGGGATTCTGCTAGGAGCAGCCTTACGCCGCCGGGGACGCTAGTGTGTTCGCCATGACCAGGCTCCGCCGGAAAGCGTTCCGGTCATCGCCTGACGCCTGATTCGCAGCACGATTCGCAGCCTAGGAAAGGACCACGATGGCTCTCACCCTTTCAGCCCACTGCCCTGCTGACCGTGCGGAGGAGATTCCCACCCCCGAGGACCTGGTGTTCCTTGAGCAACTGCACCAGCGATTCGCCTGCACCCGCGGGGATCTGCTCTCCGGGGACTGCACGGACTTCCTCACCATTCCGGCCCACGAACTGGCGGGCTGAGCGGTGGCCCTGCCGCCGTCCGGGTCCCTGACGGGCGCCGACCTGGGCAGGATCGACGCCCAGCTCGCGGCGACGGACCTGCTGCTGGAGCGGGACTATCCGGGCGACGACGGCACCCGCCAGCCGGTGCACACCGTCTATGTCCCGGCGGACCGCTTCACTCCGGGCTTCGCAGCGGACTGGGGCGCGCAGGCGCTGGCCGCCGCCGAAGCCCACGGCGGGCTGGAGCGCCTTGGCGCCCTGCTCGGCCAGGACCCCGCGCTGGCCGCCGCCGTCGCACCCCGCGTGGCCGCGAAGCTCGGCGGCGAGCCGATCGAGGATCTCCGGCTGGACTTCGAGGACGGCTACGGGGACCGGGGTGACGACGCCGAAGACGCCGACGCCGTCGCCGCCGCGGCCGCCGTCGGGGCCGCGGCAGCGGACGGCACCGCGCCGCCGTTCATCGGGATCCGCTTCAAGTGCCTTGAGGCGGCAACCCGGGCCCGCGGGCTGCGCACCCTGGACCTGTTCATCTCCAGCCTGGCCGCCGCCGGCGAGCTCCCGGCAGGACTGGTCCTCACCCTGCCCAAGGTCACCACCGTGGCGCAGGTGCAGGCCATGGCGTACGCCGTGTCCCGGCTGGAGGAACTCCACTCGCTGCCCGCCGGCCGCCTGCGCTTTGAGGTCCAGGTGGAAACGCCGCAGCTGATCCTGGGCCCGGACGGCACGTCCCCGGTGGCGCAGCTGCCGCACGCGGTCCCCGGGCGGATCAGCGCCCTGCACTACGGCACCTACGACTACTCGGCGTCCCTGCAGATCTCCGCGGAATACCAGTCGATGGAACACCCGGCGGCGGATTACGCCAAGGAGGTGATGCAGCTCGCCGTCGCGGGAACCGGCATCCGGCTCTCCGACGGGTCCAGCAACGTCCTGCCCGTCGGCGACGGGGTGCTGGACGCCTGGCGGCTCCACGGCCGGCTGGTCCGCCGCTCGCTGGAACGCGGCTACTACCAGGGCTGGGACCTGCACCCGGCCCAGCTGCCGAGCCGCTTCGCCGCCACCTACGCGTTCTACCGGCAGGGCCTTCCGGCCGCCGCCGCGCGGCTCCGCAGCTACGGGGAGGGCACCGAGGGCGGCGTGCTGGACGAACCCGCCACCGCCAGGGCCCTGGCGGCCTTCGTGCTGCGCGGCATCCAGTGCGGGGCCGCCGGCGCGGAGGAAGTCCGCGAACTGACCGGGCTCGGGCTTCCCCGGCTCACCGTCCTGGCACACCCCCGGCTGGCGCAGGCCGCCGGCTCCCACAACCGCCGGCCCGCCCACCCAGGAGTGCACCCATGAGCAACTATTTCTCTCCCGACGGCGGGCTGCCGCCGCAGACCCAACTCCTCACCGACCGCGCCGTGGTCAAGGAGGCCTACACGGTCATCCCCAAGGGGGTGCTGCGCGACATCGTCACGTCCAACCTTCCCGGCTGGACCGGGACCCGGGCCTGGATCATCGCCCGGCCCATCGCCGGCTTCGCCACGACGTTCTCGCAGTTGATCGTGGAAGTCGCCCCGGGCGGCGGCAGCGACAAGCCCGAGGCGGAGGCCGGCGTCGAAGGCGTCATCTTCCTCACCAAAGGCGAGCTGACGCTGACGCTCGACGGCGGGACCCACCATCTGGAGGCCGGCGGCTACGCCTACCTCGCCGCGGGCTCGGACTGGAAGGTCTCCAACGATGCCGCCGGCGGGGACCCCGCCGGGGCTGCCGGAGGGGATAGCGGCGGGGCTGCCAGTTTCCAGTGGATCCGCAAGGCCTACGAGCCGCTGGACGGATACACCGCGAAGTCCTTCGTGACCCGGGACCAGGACATCGAGCCGCGGCCCATGCCGGACACCAACGGCGTCTGGGCGACCACCCGCTTTGTGGACCCGGACGATCTGGCCCACGACATGCACGTCAACATCGTCACCTTCCAGCCCGGCGGCACCATCCCGTTCGCCGAAACCCATGTGATGGAACACGGGCTCTTCGTCCTGGAGGGCAAAGCGGTCTACCGGCTCAACGACGACTGGGTGGAAGTCGAGGCCGGGGACTTCATGTGGCTCCGCGCCTTCTGCCCGCAGGCCTGCTACGCCGGCGGGCCGGGCCCGTTCCGCTACCTGCTC
It includes:
- a CDS encoding bifunctional allantoicase/(S)-ureidoglycine aminohydrolase encodes the protein MSNYFSPDGGLPPQTQLLTDRAVVKEAYTVIPKGVLRDIVTSNLPGWTGTRAWIIARPIAGFATTFSQLIVEVAPGGGSDKPEAEAGVEGVIFLTKGELTLTLDGGTHHLEAGGYAYLAAGSDWKVSNDAAGGDPAGAAGGDSGGAASFQWIRKAYEPLDGYTAKSFVTRDQDIEPRPMPDTNGVWATTRFVDPDDLAHDMHVNIVTFQPGGTIPFAETHVMEHGLFVLEGKAVYRLNDDWVEVEAGDFMWLRAFCPQACYAGGPGPFRYLLYKDVNRQIRLT
- a CDS encoding DUF6986 family protein translates to MALPPSGSLTGADLGRIDAQLAATDLLLERDYPGDDGTRQPVHTVYVPADRFTPGFAADWGAQALAAAEAHGGLERLGALLGQDPALAAAVAPRVAAKLGGEPIEDLRLDFEDGYGDRGDDAEDADAVAAAAAVGAAAADGTAPPFIGIRFKCLEAATRARGLRTLDLFISSLAAAGELPAGLVLTLPKVTTVAQVQAMAYAVSRLEELHSLPAGRLRFEVQVETPQLILGPDGTSPVAQLPHAVPGRISALHYGTYDYSASLQISAEYQSMEHPAADYAKEVMQLAVAGTGIRLSDGSSNVLPVGDGVLDAWRLHGRLVRRSLERGYYQGWDLHPAQLPSRFAATYAFYRQGLPAAAARLRSYGEGTEGGVLDEPATARALAAFVLRGIQCGAAGAEEVRELTGLGLPRLTVLAHPRLAQAAGSHNRRPAHPGVHP
- a CDS encoding FAD binding domain-containing protein, which codes for MDMNTIEAVVRTADPSDWRAGDAWLAGGTVLFSYGSFAFGAEPLRRLLDLGSTGWPAITVSEAGIELAATCTVAELYALPAGDTGRTHAAAWPALELIRPCCDSFVASFKVWNMSTVGGNLCTSLPAGPMISLCAALDGVAAVLGPGGARRTVPVAQFVTGNGRNCLAPGELLRIIHLPASALASRVAFRRLSLSNLGRSGVLLIGRLDAGGGLVLTVTAATQRPVQLRLAAPTGTSAGAATSPAALAEALDAAIPDGLYHDDIHGLPDWRKDMTYRLAEEIRAELAAPAGTRPARVSGDLWPPRRASPQDPAPQDGD
- a CDS encoding nucleoside deaminase, whose protein sequence is MTVTVTAQAYLARSIELATANVLDSGGPFGAVIVTADGLSFDGVNRVTATNDPTAHAEVTAIRRACTELGRFELSGSTLYTSCEPCPMCLASALWARVDRVVFAADRHDAASVGFDDAVFYEFFENNRPDAVLPVRQLTLDGPGAPPVLQPFTTWNRLQSRTDY
- the pucL gene encoding factor-independent urate hydroxylase; this encodes MNNKIVLGPNQYGKAEVRVVKITRDTPRHEIEDLNVTSQLRGDFAAAHLAGDNSHVVATDTQKNTIYAFAREGIGSPEAFLLRLGEHFTSSFDWVTGGRWEAESYRWDRIQAHGAAHDHSFVRTGQEVRTAVLVRDGADRHLISGLKDLTVLKSTQSGFAGYPRDKYTTLPETADRILATEVSARWRYKTGTDFGSLDFNKSYGDVKALLLEGFAEKYSHALQQTLFDMGAKVLEAHSGIDEIRFSMPNKHHFLVDLSPFGLDNPNEVFFAADRPYGLIEATVQREDAEPAEAAWSGIAGFC